One genomic region from Spirulina subsalsa PCC 9445 encodes:
- a CDS encoding class I SAM-dependent methyltransferase, whose protein sequence is MTRKTLGLDESLHNYLLTVSLREPDILSQLRQETAQLPMAQMQIAPEQGQFMALLVQLIGAKKTLEVGVFTGYSSLVVALALPEDGHLIACDVSADYTSIAQRYWQTAGVAQKIDLKLAPALDTLDQLLAQGEGETFDFAFIDADKSNYTNYYERCLQLLRPGGLMVVDNVLWSGRVADLEVQDNRTNAIRAFNRHVHQDSRVALSLIPLADGLTLVRKL, encoded by the coding sequence ATGACTCGAAAAACTCTCGGACTTGATGAGTCTCTTCATAACTATTTACTAACGGTTTCCCTCCGTGAACCGGATATTTTAAGCCAACTGCGGCAAGAAACCGCCCAGTTACCCATGGCACAGATGCAAATTGCCCCAGAACAAGGGCAATTTATGGCATTATTAGTTCAATTGATCGGCGCAAAGAAAACCTTAGAGGTGGGAGTCTTTACCGGATATAGTTCCCTCGTCGTCGCCTTAGCTTTACCCGAAGACGGCCACCTCATCGCCTGTGATGTCAGCGCGGACTATACCAGCATCGCTCAACGGTACTGGCAAACGGCCGGAGTCGCCCAGAAAATCGACCTGAAATTAGCCCCCGCTTTAGACACCTTAGATCAACTTCTCGCCCAAGGCGAAGGGGAAACCTTTGATTTTGCCTTTATTGATGCCGACAAGAGCAACTATACCAACTATTACGAGCGCTGTCTACAACTGCTGCGACCGGGGGGATTGATGGTCGTGGACAATGTGTTATGGTCGGGACGAGTAGCGGATCTCGAAGTCCAAGATAATCGCACCAATGCCATTCGCGCTTTTAATCGTCACGTTCACCAAGATTCTAGGGTGGCGTTGAGTTTGATTCCCTTGGCCGACGGTTTAACCCTTGTGCGCAAATTGTAA
- a CDS encoding OFA family MFS transporter: MKIKPENSTLSVCGLTPDQGRWLLIPAGMTVLLCLGTVYSWSVFRKPLEDELSISATQSLLPYTIALLFYALLMPIAGFYIPRLGARKMIILGGLIVGFGYICSSFAHNILTLTLTYGMITGTGVGITYGVPMAVVARWFPDKKGLTVGLTIIGFGLSPLVTAPLAKNLIDAYQVRPTLLIFGLVFTLIILLMAIVLKFPPSDWQPKEKSSATTIAAAPVTYPKTLWKSRSFYGLWGCYMIGTFVGLSAIGISSPVGEEMIKIDPALAATSVSLFALFNGVSRPLFGWLSDRFKPRYIAIAAYTLILIACILMVNVQEGQVITYLVAFCLFWFCLGGWLALAPTTTLRLFRPEDYAQNYGIVFTAYGIGALLGTLVAGSIRDWFGSYTYAFYPMGGLAILGIILANFWLKRDRPIEPS; this comes from the coding sequence ATGAAGATCAAACCAGAGAATTCAACCTTAAGCGTATGTGGACTCACCCCAGACCAAGGGAGATGGTTACTTATTCCGGCCGGAATGACCGTTCTCCTCTGTTTGGGAACCGTTTACTCTTGGAGTGTCTTTCGGAAACCCCTAGAAGATGAACTCAGTATCAGCGCCACCCAAAGCTTATTACCCTATACTATCGCCCTCCTGTTTTACGCCCTACTGATGCCCATTGCGGGCTTTTATATTCCCCGTCTGGGCGCACGAAAGATGATTATTCTGGGCGGTCTGATTGTGGGATTCGGATATATCTGCTCTAGTTTTGCCCACAATATTCTCACCCTAACCTTGACCTATGGCATGATTACCGGAACCGGGGTAGGGATTACCTATGGGGTGCCGATGGCGGTAGTAGCCCGGTGGTTTCCTGATAAAAAGGGATTGACTGTAGGGTTAACGATTATTGGCTTTGGTTTATCGCCTTTAGTGACAGCCCCCTTAGCTAAAAATTTGATTGACGCTTATCAGGTCAGACCGACTTTGCTGATTTTTGGCTTAGTGTTCACGCTGATTATTCTGTTGATGGCCATTGTCCTCAAATTCCCCCCATCGGATTGGCAGCCCAAGGAAAAATCCTCCGCTACGACGATTGCTGCTGCGCCTGTGACCTATCCTAAGACGTTATGGAAAAGTCGGTCTTTTTATGGCCTATGGGGCTGTTATATGATCGGTACCTTTGTTGGGTTAAGTGCGATTGGGATTTCTAGTCCAGTGGGGGAGGAAATGATCAAAATTGACCCCGCATTAGCCGCTACCAGTGTGTCGTTATTTGCCCTGTTTAATGGGGTGAGTCGTCCACTGTTTGGTTGGTTGAGCGATCGCTTTAAACCGCGCTATATTGCGATCGCCGCCTATACCCTAATCCTGATCGCCTGTATCCTGATGGTTAATGTACAGGAAGGGCAAGTCATCACCTATCTTGTCGCCTTCTGTTTATTTTGGTTCTGTCTCGGTGGATGGCTTGCCCTCGCCCCCACTACCACCTTACGCCTATTCCGACCGGAAGACTATGCCCAAAATTACGGCATCGTCTTCACCGCTTATGGGATTGGGGCATTATTGGGAACCCTTGTAGCCGGCAGTATCCGGGATTGGTTTGGCAGTTATACCTATGCCTTTTATCCTATGGGAGGACTAGCCATCCTAGGGATTATCCTAGCGAATTTCTGGCTGAAGCGCGATCGCCCCATAGAACCCTCCTAA
- a CDS encoding tellurite resistance TerB family protein has product MGLFDAFRSKGSSLQQQITLGPAEGFAAIMLLVVAADGYLADDEVSLLNTTLGRMKLYRSYSVDVMRRMFDNIGGILRREGADALFNAAIATLPHDLYDTAFAIATDLVLADGQVSQEEEDLLGSLCRALDLPSETVEKIIQVMLIKNKG; this is encoded by the coding sequence ATGGGTTTATTTGACGCGTTCCGCAGTAAGGGGAGCAGCCTCCAACAACAAATTACCCTCGGACCGGCTGAAGGATTTGCCGCCATTATGTTGTTGGTTGTTGCGGCCGATGGGTATTTAGCCGATGATGAAGTGAGCTTGCTTAATACAACCTTGGGCAGAATGAAGCTCTATCGTAGCTATTCCGTCGATGTTATGCGTCGGATGTTTGATAATATTGGCGGTATTTTGCGACGAGAGGGAGCCGATGCTCTGTTTAACGCGGCGATCGCAACCCTGCCCCATGATCTGTATGATACGGCTTTCGCGATCGCAACAGACCTCGTTTTAGCGGATGGTCAAGTCTCCCAAGAAGAGGAAGACTTACTCGGGAGTCTCTGTCGAGCGTTAGATTTACCTTCCGAAACCGTGGAGAAAATCATTCAGGTGATGCTAATCAAAAATAAGGGGTAA
- a CDS encoding slr1659 superfamily regulator, whose protein sequence is MMDSKQIRGESYLISYDPATVTVDCQGTMRNMGMQAYAPLEDLLMEIMGEEPSQITLDLRGLKLLNSAGIRVLSKFIIQVRNRKTMRVVLKGSKEVTWQESSLTNLKRLMPMALLEWEEEG, encoded by the coding sequence ATGATGGATAGCAAGCAAATTCGGGGAGAGAGTTATCTGATTAGTTATGATCCGGCTACGGTGACAGTGGATTGTCAGGGAACAATGCGGAATATGGGGATGCAAGCTTATGCTCCGTTGGAGGATTTGTTAATGGAGATTATGGGGGAAGAACCCAGTCAAATTACGTTGGATTTAAGAGGATTAAAATTGCTCAATAGTGCAGGGATTCGAGTGTTATCTAAGTTTATTATTCAGGTGCGTAATCGTAAGACGATGCGGGTTGTTTTGAAGGGATCTAAGGAGGTGACTTGGCAAGAGAGCTCTTTGACCAATTTAAAGCGTTTAATGCCGATGGCGTTGTTGGAATGGGAGGAGGAGGGGTGA